The Larus michahellis chromosome 2, bLarMic1.1, whole genome shotgun sequence genome window below encodes:
- the CPNE3 gene encoding copine-3 yields MAAQCVTKVELTIACANLLDKDVGSKSDPLCVLLQNTSGQQWYEVDRTERVKNSLNPKFAKKFLIDYYFELVQKLKFGMYDIDNKTYDLNDDDFLGEFECTLGQIVSSRTLTKPLVLKNGRPAGKGSITITAEEVKDNRVVVLEVEARKLDNKDFFGKSDPYLEFHKQTGDGNWVMVHRTEVIKNNLNPAWRPFKISLNSLCYSDMDKSIKVECYDYDSDGSHDLIGSFQTTMSKLKEASRSSPVEFECINEKKRQKKKNYKNSGIVSVKHCEIIVECTFLDYIMGGCQLNFTVGIDFTGSNGDPRSPDSLHYLSPNGVNEYLKAIWSVGLVIQDYDTDKMFPAFGFGAQIPPSFQVSHEFPLNFNPSNPFCNGVQGIVDAYRACLPQVKLYGPTNFSPIINHVARFAAAATQQQTASQYFILLIITDGVITDLDQTRTAIVNASKLPMSIIIVGVGGADFDAMEFLDGDNGVLRSSSGEAAVRDIVQFVPFRKFQNSPKEALAQCVLAEVPQQVVNYFSTYKLQPPKNPAAK; encoded by the exons GTTGATCGCACAGAAAGAGTTAAGAATTCCTTGAACCCAAAGTTTGCCAAGAAATTCCTAATTGATTACTATTTTGAGCTTGTTCAGAAACTTAAATTTGGAATGTATGACATCGATAACAAAACCTATGATCTGAATGATGATGACTTCTTAGGAGAATTTGAATGTACACTGGGACAA ATAGTTTCTAGCAGGACTCTGACAAAACCATTAGTACTTAAAAATGGCAGACCTGCTGGAAAAGGAAGTATTACG ATTACAGCAGAAGAAGTGAAGGATAACAGGGTGGTGGTATTGGAAGTCGAAGCAAGGAAACTGGACAATAAG gatttttttggAAAGTCAGATCCTTATCTGGAATTCCACAAGCAGACTGGAGATGGAAACTGGGTGATGGTTCACAGAACAGAG gtTATTAAAAACAACCTGAATCCTGCTTGGAGGCCCTTTAAAATCTCTCTCAATTCTCTGTGTTACAGTGACATGGATAAGTCAATCAAG GTCGAGTGCTATGACTATGATAGTGATGGGTCTCATGATCTCATAGGAAGTTTTCAAACTACGATGTCAAAACTGAAGGAAGCATCTCGGTCCTCACCT GTTGAATTTGAGTGCATcaatgaaaagaaaagacagaagaaaaaaaactataAGAACTCTGGCATTGTCAGCGTTAAGCACTGTGAG ATCATAGTAGAGTGCACATTCCTTGATTACATCATGGGTGGGTGTCAGCTGAATTTCACA GTGGGGATAGATTTTACAGGCTCCAATGGGGACCCCCGCTCTCCAGACTCTCTGCATTACCTCAGCCCTAATGGAGTTAACGAATACCTAAAAGCCATTTGGTCTGTAGGACTGGTCATTCAGGATTATGATAC aGATAAGATGTTTCCAGCCTTTGGATTTGGTGCACaaattcctccttcctttcag GTCTCACATGAGTTCCCATTAAATTTTAACCCATCAAACCCATTCTGTAATG GAGTCCAAGGCATCGTCGATGCGTATCGGGCTTGTCTTCCTCAAGTGAAGTTATATGGGCCAACAAATTTTTCTCCTATTATAAATCATGTGGCAAGATTTGCTGCTGCAGCTACacaacagcaaacagcatct CAATACTTTATACTTCTGATCATAACGGATGGTGTGATAACAGACCTCGATCAAACTCGAACTGCCATAGTTAATGCTTCAAAATTGCCCATGTCCATTATCATTGTTGGTGTTGGAGGAGCAGACTTCGATGCTATGGAGTTTCTTGATGGTGACAATGGAGTTCTTAGGTCCTCATCAGGAGAAGCAGCTGTCAGAGACATTGTCCAGTTTGTGCCATTCAGGAAGTTCCAAAAT TCTCCAAAGGAAGCTCTGGCAcagtgtgtcctggcagaagTCCCTCAGCAAGTGGTGAACTACTTCAGCACCTACAAACTGCAGCCTCCCAAGAATCCTGCTGCCAAGTGA